The Falco peregrinus isolate bFalPer1 chromosome 12, bFalPer1.pri, whole genome shotgun sequence genome has a segment encoding these proteins:
- the CLDN1 gene encoding claudin-1, producing MASGGLQLLGFVLAFLGWIGIIISTAMPQWKMASYAGDNIVTAQALYEGLWMSCAMQSTGQIQCKVYDSLLKLESSLQATRALMVAAILLGLVAVFVAVTGMKCMKCMEDDQVKKMRMAVFGGVIFIISGLAALVATSWYGNRVARAFYDPFTPVNTRFEFGSALFIGWAAASLAMLGGAFLCCSCPRRETSYPPSRGYPKNAPSTGKDYV from the exons ATGGCCAGCGGGGgactgcagctgctgggcttcGTGCTGGCCTTCCTGGGCTGGATCGGCATCATCATCAGCACCGCCATGCCCCAGTGGAAGATGGCATCCTACGCGGGGGACAACATCGTCACGGCCCAGGCGCTCTACGAGGGGCTGTGGATGTCGTGCGCCATGCAGAGCACGGGGCAGATCCAGTGCAAGGTGTACGACTCGCTGCTCAAGCTGGAGA GCAGCCTGCAGGCCACTCGGGCTTTGATGGTGGCTGCAATACTCCTGGGACTTGTTGCTGTATTTGTTGCTGTGACTGGCATGAAATGCATGAAGTGCATGGAAGATGACCAGGTGAAGAAGATGCGGATGGCTGTTTTTGGTGGGGTGATCTTCATCATTTCAG GTTTGGCAGCACTGGTGGCCACATCATGGTACGGCAACAGAGTGGCTCGGGCCTTTTATGACCCTTTTACTCCTGTCAACACCAG ATTTGAGTTTGGATCAGCTCTCTTCATCGGCTGGGCAGCTGCTTCTCTGGCCATGCTGGGGGGGgccttcctctgctgctcctgtccACGGAGAGAAACTTCATATCCACCCAGCCGAGGCTACCCAAAAAATGCCCCCTCCACAGGGAAGGATTATGTATAA